In a single window of the Renibacterium salmoninarum ATCC 33209 genome:
- a CDS encoding glycoside hydrolase domain-containing protein: MHRRPLRRCTLHLRNHAHRTILQLLRIPCRSFPCHVLILSNKKVSGHTGAIQYGAFDKASGWLKAADTLTNKAVTFDAATAYQVMLKNVDGTPPEDSQFPGWAGNTSYLEKGYIPADAAYNKKGQDDDRAFPGSATMEYALADCSVALVAQGQGDTPNAQALRERGGNWANVWDPQLSSQGETGFPRVRNVDGSWGQGDPTSANVGCQEGTPWQYQWLTMQDMPGLIKAQGGDAKTVSRLDAFFDLPGIMKDPEGTARKSWVIGALNYDNSFRFNPNNEPDTHTPWLYDYVGQPAKASAVSSAAQSLFVNKPSGVTGNDDLGAMSSWYVFAALGIYPGMFGTGDFLLSAPSFSSATLKLPEGKVLTLSAPTAKTDKLQFIDALNLGGQSIDRSHLNWSELKAGGDLKFTLGTDSDSAWETSATARPKSPCTSVPTIANVPPLSAEVNKSLTAQVATIDAKPSLLTGARAEVVWKNGSKNTAEIQPQGMGQIVTLKQSFNNSGLQEGVLNIFDGTGAMILSTNVTVQVSEASLPAVTPTPTVPSGESAHPETGPSADTSVSADASSDLANTGASPALPILLGILLLIVGLVLLLAIRRGRGAKHS; the protein is encoded by the coding sequence TTGCATCGCCGCCCACTCCGAAGATGCACCCTCCATCTCCGCAACCATGCGCACCGTACGATCCTTCAACTCCTGCGGATACCGTGTCGTAGTTTTCCCTGCCATGTCCTGATCCTCTCAAACAAGAAAGTCTCCGGACACACCGGGGCGATTCAGTACGGAGCTTTCGACAAGGCTAGCGGTTGGCTCAAAGCCGCCGACACGCTGACGAACAAAGCGGTAACCTTCGATGCCGCGACGGCGTATCAGGTGATGCTCAAGAATGTGGATGGAACGCCGCCTGAGGATTCGCAATTCCCTGGCTGGGCAGGGAACACTAGCTATCTCGAAAAAGGATATATTCCAGCGGATGCGGCCTATAACAAAAAGGGTCAAGACGATGATCGAGCCTTCCCTGGTTCGGCAACTATGGAATATGCCTTGGCGGACTGCTCTGTTGCGCTCGTTGCACAAGGCCAAGGTGACACTCCGAATGCACAGGCCCTTCGCGAGCGAGGTGGCAACTGGGCTAATGTTTGGGATCCTCAGCTCAGTTCTCAAGGCGAGACCGGATTCCCTCGCGTGCGGAACGTGGATGGCAGCTGGGGTCAGGGGGACCCGACGTCGGCAAATGTTGGCTGCCAAGAAGGCACTCCTTGGCAGTACCAATGGCTGACTATGCAAGACATGCCGGGGCTCATTAAAGCGCAGGGCGGAGATGCGAAGACCGTCTCCCGGCTGGACGCCTTTTTCGACCTGCCGGGAATCATGAAAGATCCGGAAGGGACTGCGCGTAAATCCTGGGTTATCGGTGCACTGAACTATGACAATTCCTTCCGGTTCAATCCGAATAATGAACCGGATACACATACGCCGTGGCTTTATGACTACGTCGGCCAACCAGCCAAAGCATCGGCAGTGTCCAGCGCTGCGCAATCTTTGTTTGTCAACAAACCAAGTGGTGTAACCGGTAACGATGACTTAGGGGCCATGTCATCCTGGTATGTCTTCGCGGCGCTAGGCATTTACCCCGGCATGTTTGGCACCGGAGATTTCTTGCTCAGTGCGCCATCGTTTAGCTCAGCAACCTTGAAATTGCCAGAAGGCAAGGTGCTTACCTTGAGTGCGCCAACAGCAAAAACGGACAAGCTTCAGTTCATTGACGCGCTTAACCTCGGTGGCCAGTCCATTGATCGAAGCCACCTCAACTGGAGTGAGCTTAAAGCTGGCGGAGACCTGAAATTCACCCTCGGAACTGACTCGGACAGCGCTTGGGAGACCTCTGCTACGGCGCGGCCAAAGAGTCCTTGCACTAGTGTGCCAACCATTGCCAACGTGCCGCCGTTGAGCGCCGAGGTGAATAAATCTCTTACCGCGCAGGTCGCAACAATCGACGCCAAACCGTCGCTTTTGACCGGTGCCCGAGCGGAGGTTGTCTGGAAAAATGGCAGCAAAAATACTGCCGAAATACAGCCACAAGGAATGGGACAAATCGTAACTTTGAAGCAGAGCTTCAATAACTCGGGTCTCCAAGAAGGTGTGCTCAATATCTTTGACGGCACGGGTGCGATGATCTTGAGTACCAACGTAACGGTTCAGGTGAGCGAAGCGTCGTTACCGGCAGTAACTCCCACTCCAACGGTGCCGTCGGGCGAGTCCGCTCACCCAGAAACAGGGCCGTCCGCTGATACTTCAGTTTCTGCGGATGCATCTTCAGATTTGGCCAATACCGGTGCTAGCCCAGCATTGCCAATATTGCTAGGGATACTCTTACTCATCGTCGGCTTGGTGTTGCTGCTAGCCATCCGACGCGGGCGGGGAGCTAAACACTCCTAG